The following are encoded in a window of Chloroflexia bacterium SDU3-3 genomic DNA:
- a CDS encoding glycerophosphodiester phosphodiesterase: protein MTLVIAHRGASAYAPENTMPAFELAVAQGADMAELDVQATADGTLVVFHDETTERWNGIQRRIDTCTLADMRSLDIQGAGVPTLAEVCAFAREKGLRLNIELKQAGIGAQVVDVVRQERAGDLVLFSSFEPEALAELAAAAPSLPRAYLMGTQTYQIDVRLRESWPFAALRAYDCAAWHPAHQIPLLQQIIPLVRRAGIQVNVWTVDDPAMMQRLLDLDVDGIITDTPDVLRGIIAERAAKAASA, encoded by the coding sequence ATGACACTCGTAATCGCCCACCGTGGCGCATCCGCCTACGCGCCCGAGAATACTATGCCCGCCTTCGAGCTCGCTGTGGCCCAGGGTGCCGACATGGCCGAGCTGGATGTGCAGGCCACCGCCGACGGCACGCTCGTGGTCTTCCACGACGAGACCACCGAGCGCTGGAACGGCATCCAGCGCCGGATCGACACATGCACCCTGGCCGACATGCGGTCGCTCGACATCCAGGGGGCCGGGGTGCCCACCCTGGCCGAGGTCTGCGCTTTCGCCCGCGAGAAGGGCCTGCGGCTCAACATCGAGCTGAAGCAGGCCGGGATCGGCGCGCAGGTGGTGGATGTGGTGCGACAGGAGCGCGCGGGCGACCTGGTGCTGTTCTCCTCGTTCGAGCCCGAGGCCCTGGCCGAGCTGGCCGCCGCCGCGCCCAGCCTGCCGCGCGCCTACCTGATGGGCACGCAGACCTACCAGATCGACGTGCGGCTGCGCGAGAGCTGGCCCTTCGCCGCACTGCGGGCCTACGACTGCGCCGCTTGGCACCCGGCCCACCAGATCCCGCTGCTCCAGCAGATCATCCCGCTGGTGCGCCGCGCTGGCATCCAGGTGAACGTGTGGACGGTGGACGACCCCGCCATGATGCAGCGACTGCTCGACCTCGATGTGGATGGCATCATCACCGACACGCCCGATGTGCTGCGTGGCATCATCGCCGAGCGCGCGGCCAAGGCCGCCAGCGCCTAG
- a CDS encoding GlsB/YeaQ/YmgE family stress response membrane protein: protein MNFILWLLFGALVGWLASLVMRTDAQQGALLNIVVGIVGAFVGGLLFSILPGSSVNINDGSFSLWSLVVSFIGAVVLLGIVNMFTRGRVR, encoded by the coding sequence ATCAACTTTATCCTGTGGCTGCTGTTCGGCGCTCTGGTCGGCTGGCTTGCGAGCCTTGTGATGCGCACCGACGCCCAGCAGGGCGCGCTGCTCAACATTGTGGTCGGTATCGTGGGTGCCTTCGTGGGCGGCCTGCTGTTCAGCATCCTGCCGGGGTCGAGCGTCAACATCAACGATGGCAGCTTCAGCCTGTGGTCGCTCGTGGTGTCGTTCATCGGTGCGGTGGTGCTGCTGGGCATCGTGAACATGTTCACCCGTGGCCGTGTCCGCTAG